Proteins encoded together in one Hevea brasiliensis isolate MT/VB/25A 57/8 chromosome 16, ASM3005281v1, whole genome shotgun sequence window:
- the LOC110637193 gene encoding glutathione S-transferase F11, which translates to MVVKVYGPVQAACPQRVLACLLEKDVEFEILHVDLASGEHKRPDFLLKQPFGQVPVVEEGDLQLFESRAIIRYYAAKYADRGPNLVGKTLEERALVDQWLEVEAHNLNDLVYNLVFQLVILPRMGQPGDLKLVHSCEQKLEQVLDVYEQRLSKSKYLAGDSFTLADLSHLPGIRYLVNEVGMCHLVRERENVNAWWQDISSRPAWKKLMELAGF; encoded by the exons ATGGTAGTGAAGGTTTATGGTCCAGTGCAAGCTGCCTGCCCACAGAGGGTATTGGCTTGCCTTTTGGAGAAGGATGTGGAGTTTGAGATTCTTCATGTTGATCTTGCTTCTGGAGAGCACAAACGGCCTGACTTCCTTCTCAAACAG CCATTTGGGCAAGTTCCTGTCGTGGAGGAGGGTGATTTACAGCTTTTTG AATCTAGGGCAATCATAAGGTACTACGCAGCGAAATACGCAGACCGTGGGCCTAACCTAGTTGGAAAGACATTGGAAGAGAGAGCTCTAGTGGACCAATGGCTGGAAGTGGAAGCCCACAACCTCAACGATTTGGTGTACAATCTGGTGTTTCAACTTGTGATCTTGCCAAGGATGGGGCAGCCAGGGGACTTGAAGTTAGTCCACAGCTGCGAGCAGAAGCTGGAGCAGGTGCTCGATGTGTATGAGCAAAGATTGTCCAAGAGCAAGTATCTTGCTGGAGATTCATTTACTCTTGCTGATTTGAGCCATTTGCCTGGAATTAGATATCTGGTGAATGAAGTTGGAATGTGCCATTTGGTGAGAGAGAGGGAGAATGTTAATGCTTGGTGGCAGGATATTTCAAGCCGTCCAGCTTGGAAGAAATTAATGGAACTTGCTGGTTTCTAG
- the LOC110637173 gene encoding phytoene synthase 2, chloroplastic, translating to MTVALLWVAIPNAEVSNSFGFFHSVRVLDSAKFGSVDRSLLFKGKAKKGRNLKWKPSSVNIDLGNPCIGSGSKLPVISSMVASPAGEMAVSSEEKVYSVVLKQAALVKRQLRSSEDPDVKPDIVLPGTLSLLSEAYDRSGQVCAEYAKTFYLGTLLMTSERRRAIWAIYVWCRRTDELVDGPNASHITPTALDRWEARLEDLFQGRPFDMLDAALSDTVTKFPVDIQPFKDMIEGMRMDLKKSRYKNFDELYLYCYYVAGTVGLMSVPVMGIAPESQASTESVYNAALALGIANQLTNILRDVGEDARRGRIYLPQDELAQAGLSDDDIFAGKLTDKWRNFMKNQIRRARMFFNEAEKGVTELSAASRWPVWASLLLYRQILDEIEANDYDNFTKRAYVSKATKLAFLPIAYARSFVRSSRMSSPMTSP from the exons ATGACTGTAGCATTACTATGGGTTGCCATTCCCAATGCAGAAGTTTCCAACTCCTTTGGGTTCTTCCATTCGGTACGGGTTTTAGATTCAGCCAAATTTGGTTCTGTGGATCGGAGTTTGCTGTTTAAGGGAAAAGCAAAAAAGGGAAGGAACCTGAAATGGAAGCCCAGCTCAGTGAACATAGATTTGGGGAATCCTTGTATAGGTAGTGGAAGCAAATTACCTGTAATATCGAGCATGGTAGCAAGTCCGGCAGGAGAAATGGCCGTCTCGTCTGAGGAGAAGGTATACAGTGTGGTGCTGAAGCAAGCAGCCTTGGTTAAAAGGCAATTGAGGTCTAGTGAGGATCCTGACGTCAAACCAGATATTGTGCTTCCAGGGACTTTGAGCTTGTTGAGCGAAGCTTACGATCGTTCTGGACAAGTTTGTGCTGAGTATGCCAAGACATTTTACTTGG GAACTCTGTTAATGACCTCTGAAAGGCGAAGAGCTATATGGGCAATATATG TGTGGTGTAGAAGAACAGATGAGCTTGTTGATGGGCCTAATGCTTCACACATAACGCCAACAGCTTTAGATAGGTGGGAGGCAAGGTTGGAAGATCTTTTCCAAGGTCGTCCATTTGATATGCTTGATGCTGCTTTATCAGATACTGTCACTAAATTTCCTGTTGATATTCAG CCATTCAAAGATATGATTGAAGGAATGAGGATGGATCTGAAGAAGTCTAGATATAAGAACTTTGATGAGCTTTATCTTTACTGTTATTATGTTGCTGGGACGGTTGGATTAATGAGTGTTCCAGTCATGGGCATTGCACCTGAATCACAGGCATCAACTGAGAGTGTTTATAATGCTGCTTTGGCATTAGGAATAGCGAATCAGCTGACCAACATACTCAGGGATGTTGGAGAGGA TGCAAGAAGAGGAAGGATTTATTTACCACAGGATGAGCTAGCACAGGCAGGGCTTTCAGATGATGACATATTTGCTGGAAAATTGACGGATAAATGGAGAAATTTCATGAAGAATCAGATTAGGAGAGCTAGGATGTTCTTCAATGAGGCAGAGAAAGGAGTAACAGAGCTGAGTGCTGCAAGTAGATGGCCG GTATGGGCATCCTTACTCTTATACCGGCAAATACTAGACGAGATAGAAGCAAATGATTATGACAACTTCACAAAGAGGGCTTACGTGAGCAAAGCCACGAAGCTGGCTTTCTTGCCAATTGCATATGCAAGATCATTTGTTAGGTCATCAAGAATGTCATCTCCTATGACATCGCCATGA